CTCCGAAAGTTTAAACCAACGGGCCAAACCAAAACAAAAAACACAAACGGCCTCAGGCCCAAATGATTAAGTCGGGCAAACCGACATTTCATGTCCAAAACCCGTGTCAGCCCAAAACCAACGTGGGGACACGCGTCTCACTAAAAGTTACCGCCACCGAACGAGACCCAACCTCGAGGATAACGTCGGCGGAGACGAAAACCACCGCGAACTTCGCCGGAACACACCGGGATCAGAAATGACAAACACCGAAATCCCTCAGGACCTTAACCAAAACACCGCACCCACCTCCAACGACAGTATTGGAAGTTTGAAGGAAACAGCTTCTTCAATCGTACACGTTAGAGAGATCAATCGAACCGAGATCAAGATCTCATCCATGCTGAGGTCCACAATCACCACAAACCCGACACATACCTTAATCACCGCAGGCGAATGAAACGGCTCAAGACAGAGTCCTCACCGCCATCAATTCTTCTCCACCGTAACGAAGATCAACCGCTGGACAGTTTCGCCAAAAGGAGCACGAACCGCCGGAAACAGAGCCGGCTACACAACTGTCGAAAGGACCACCGTGTACCAGAGTCAGTAATCTTTACTCGGAAGGGAACCACCACGACTCAACAGTCTCTCAAATTCTCAGAGAGAAAAGAGAGAGAAGTCTACCATTCCCTTCTGAGTAGTTCTGCAACGAGATCTTATCCTATGGTTTGAGTAGATAACATGTAAAGAAGGAAAAAGGAGCCGCAAAGGAATTAATTGCTCACACAGCTGTAAATTAGCAAATCATAACTGAACAATCTCCTCCCAGTCAAACTCGCCACGTCTTTCCCAAAACATTTCGTGACGTGTTGTCTTCAGCTCATTTGCTATTTCTATTTTTTGTGTTAATTATAAATCCCAAAAATGCAAACCTGATTAGTGAATAAAAATAATCACACAATTCTAATTACTTAGCAAAAGACGACAAAATAGAATCCGAAATAGCAAGTTTATCCATTGCAGCTTTGCTCGCATCATTGCACTCTTCACATGTGCGAGTGCGTCTCCCGTTGTTATTTTCTCCGTCACGACAAAACACTTCCAAGTAATTACTATTCATATATTTACTTAATTTGTTACTAGATTTTGATCCGCGTTTTGAAAGCGCAGATTCGTTTTCCTCTTAAAATTCGATTTAAAGAGATAAAATACTTCTAAAATGTAAGATTTTTTCGTATATTTATGTTTGTTTATAGTAAATTATAATTGTAATGTTTTCATCTTAATTTTTTGAAAATATGATTTTTGAGGTTTACAAAAGAATAATTGATTTTGTGAAAGGAGTAAAAAGTTATATATACTTCTAATTAATGAACTTAATTATGTCAAAAAAAAATGAACTTAATTATGGAGAATTTATATATGTAAAAGTTTTTTATTTACTGTTAACTTATTAATAAACTATTATATTTAAAATTTAATATATTGTAGTTTTTCATTATGCGTATCTTAGTTTTTCATGAAAGTAAAACTTATATGTAAAATTTAATAATCAAACTAAAAAACAATTAGAATATGGGTTTAATATGAATTTATATTTGATCATAAATAGAAAACACTTTAAATTGGACTTCATTTTGTCAGCCTAAATTACTTAATTCGACCCAAATGGCCCAAGGAAAAAACAATCTCTACCGACAAAATTCTATTGTAACCGACCATTTACTTTTACAAAAAAAAAAACAGAAAAAGGAAAGTTAAAATAATTTGGCTGAATTCGTAGGACATCAACGGTTAAGTGGTTCTCTCGCGATCTTGAGAAATCTGATGATACGGCCATTCATTCAGTCTAAAGCAGATCAGCTTTTTGGTTGTGGAAAAGGTTAGAACCATCTCCCCAGTAACAATTATAATGTTAGATTGATATGTTCTTGGGTAAGTGTCCCGCTACATTGCTTTAAGTCTGTTTCTTATTTGATGTATATGCAGTTGCAGACATCGTACTTTGGAGAAATGTGAAGAATACTTCTCTCTGGAAGCACATTTACTTCGTCTGCAGACCAACTTTCGTTTGTGCTGTTGCTCTGTATGGACTCTCGTTTGTGCCATCAAAGATGTAAGTACTCGTATGCATCAATCTATGCATGTTTCTCTTTTGAAATCAATTGTAATTTGTTGACATATTTTGCTGTTTCGACAGCTTTGGGTTTCTTCAAGTCAAAAAAATACTTCCGTGGAGATTCGAGATTTCGGAGTCTGTAGTGAGAGATCTTAGCAGGGATATCATAGTTGCATGGAACCACGGAGTTCACAGTTTAAATTCCTTAAGCAAAGGAGGAGACTGGATCAAGTTCTTCAAGGTACAGTTTTACTCTACACATTTCTCTGATGCTCACTAAACATGAATATAACTCTCTCGTTTATTCATACCAAAAACAGGTTGCTGGATCACCAGACAATCGAAGATAGAGAGCTCTTGTTCTTCAAGGTTTATAATCCTTGCGCTTTGCAATATCCAAACGATTGCTTGGAGACTAACTAATCGCATGTAGCAAATCAAAAGGAGCAATAGTCATTAGAGTTGTGTCATTGCCATTGTCCCTGATAATAA
The DNA window shown above is from Brassica oleracea var. oleracea cultivar TO1000 chromosome C3, BOL, whole genome shotgun sequence and carries:
- the LOC106334255 gene encoding 3beta-hydroxysteroid-dehydrogenase/decarboxylase isoform 3-like; this encodes MIRPFIQSKADQLFGCGKVADIVLWRNVKNTSLWKHIYFVCRPTFVCAVALYGLSFVPSKIFGFLQVKKILPWRFEISESVVRDLSRDIIVAWNHGVHSLNSLSKGGDWIKFFKVAGSPDNRR